A stretch of the Aminipila terrae genome encodes the following:
- the cobJ gene encoding precorrin-3B C(17)-methyltransferase — translation MKKIFVVGLGPGNLSQTTERAIEALEASDVIAGYTVYVDLIKDRFNNKELISTAMKKEADRCNLAVDEAVKGKIVSMVCSGDAGVYGMAGLMFEIVHARGLDQEIEIEVIPGITAACSGAAVLGAPLIHDFTVISLSDLLTPWELIEKRLECAAMGDFSICLYNPSSIKRYDYLQKACDILLKYRKPENVAGYVQNIGREGESGVVLDLKTLRDTKVDMFTTVFIGNSKTKNMNGKMVTPRGYKEVEALMNE, via the coding sequence ATGAAAAAAATATTTGTCGTAGGATTAGGACCAGGAAATCTCAGTCAGACTACTGAACGGGCTATTGAAGCTTTAGAAGCAAGTGATGTTATTGCCGGATATACTGTATATGTAGATTTAATAAAAGACCGTTTTAATAACAAAGAGCTGATTTCCACCGCTATGAAAAAAGAAGCCGACCGATGTAATCTTGCAGTAGATGAAGCAGTTAAAGGTAAGATTGTGTCTATGGTCTGTAGTGGAGATGCAGGAGTATATGGTATGGCAGGGCTGATGTTCGAAATTGTTCATGCCAGAGGATTAGATCAGGAGATTGAAATAGAGGTTATTCCAGGTATTACAGCAGCATGCAGCGGAGCTGCTGTTTTGGGGGCACCATTAATTCATGATTTTACAGTGATAAGTCTAAGTGACCTGCTTACCCCTTGGGAACTGATTGAAAAGAGATTAGAATGTGCTGCCATGGGGGATTTCTCCATTTGTTTATATAATCCTTCCAGTATAAAAAGGTATGACTATTTGCAAAAGGCCTGTGATATTCTTTTAAAGTACCGAAAGCCTGAAAATGTTGCAGGTTATGTTCAGAATATCGGACGAGAAGGTGAATCCGGAGTTGTATTGGACTTGAAAACTTTGAGGGATACAAAAGTAGATATGTTTACCACGGTATTTATCGGTAACTCCAAGACTAAGAACATGAATGGAAAAATGGTTACCCCAAGAGGTTATAAGGAAGTTGAGGCATTGATGAATGAATAG
- the cbiB gene encoding adenosylcobinamide-phosphate synthase CbiB: MNSIIIAVLPLFIGFILDLIIGDPHNWPHPIRLIGKSIEKFEIFFRYCFSKTKGGELAAGTIMAICIIVLSFFLPAVILWIAYKIHLILGLVMETIMCYQILAVKALKTESMKVYKELEKNHVEGAREKVSMIVGRDTESLTEEGIIKATVETVAENTSDGTVAPMIFMAIGGAPLGFLYKAVNTMDSMIGYKNDKYLYFGRFAAKLDDVLNFIPARLSGIFMIIASAFCGLDFKNAARIYRRDRTNHASPNSAHTEAVCAGALNVQLAGDAYYFGKLYEKKTIGDKKDL; this comes from the coding sequence ATGAATAGTATTATCATTGCTGTTCTGCCTTTGTTTATTGGATTTATCTTAGACCTTATCATAGGAGATCCCCATAACTGGCCGCATCCTATCCGATTAATAGGAAAGTCAATAGAAAAGTTTGAAATATTTTTCAGGTATTGTTTTTCTAAGACTAAAGGGGGAGAACTGGCAGCAGGAACTATAATGGCTATTTGCATCATTGTTCTGTCATTTTTCCTGCCTGCTGTAATTTTATGGATAGCTTATAAAATCCATCTGATTTTAGGTCTTGTTATGGAAACAATTATGTGCTATCAGATTCTGGCTGTTAAAGCTCTTAAAACGGAAAGTATGAAAGTTTATAAGGAACTTGAAAAAAATCATGTTGAAGGGGCCAGAGAAAAAGTATCCATGATTGTGGGAAGAGATACGGAAAGTCTTACAGAGGAAGGCATCATTAAAGCCACAGTAGAAACTGTTGCAGAAAACACTTCAGATGGAACAGTTGCACCAATGATTTTCATGGCCATCGGAGGTGCACCCTTAGGATTCTTGTATAAAGCTGTAAATACGATGGATTCTATGATTGGATATAAAAATGATAAATATCTGTATTTTGGCAGATTCGCAGCAAAACTTGATGACGTACTTAATTTCATACCTGCCAGATTGTCGGGTATATTTATGATTATTGCTTCTGCTTTCTGTGGACTTGACTTTAAAAATGCAGCCAGAATCTACAGAAGAGACCGAACGAATCATGCCAGCCCAAACAGTGCCCATACTGAGGCTGTTTGCGCAGGGGCATTAAATGTCCAGCTGGCAGGAGACGCTTATTATTTTGGCAAGCTGTATGAAAAAAAGACCATAGGAGATAAAAAAGACCTGTAG
- a CDS encoding pyridoxal phosphate-dependent aminotransferase → MANLIHGGDIYSAKEKGIEDILDFSANINPNGLPERVKQAIIDGLDSCVNYPDPLCRQLITAISEFEGIKGDCIICGNGAADIIFRFALALKPEKALVLAPTFAEYEIALNTVGCEAIHYELKEEEDFSLSEEYLNALDSSYDVVFLCNPNNPTGQLVTKELLEKILQICVEKNIMMVLDECFIEFIEEYEKYTMKSYIESCKNLFILKAFTKSYAMPGLRLGYGLSCNGDLLKKITDMGQPWSVSIPAQIAGVQALKEKEYLEESLKQIREERKYLVSELNKLGIKNYNPAANYIFLNIVDNKRYSISDFKEKLLEKGIIIRDCSNYAGLTAGYYRIAVKSHSANERLINVLKSL, encoded by the coding sequence ATGGCTAATTTAATTCACGGTGGAGATATATATAGTGCGAAAGAAAAAGGAATAGAAGACATTTTGGATTTTTCTGCAAACATTAATCCAAATGGCCTTCCTGAAAGGGTAAAGCAGGCAATCATCGATGGTCTGGATTCATGTGTAAATTATCCGGACCCTCTTTGCAGACAGCTTATAACTGCAATTTCAGAATTTGAAGGAATCAAAGGGGATTGCATAATATGCGGTAATGGTGCTGCTGATATTATCTTTAGATTTGCACTGGCATTAAAACCAGAAAAAGCTCTGGTTCTGGCTCCCACATTTGCAGAGTATGAAATTGCTCTAAATACAGTGGGTTGTGAAGCAATTCATTATGAACTAAAGGAAGAAGAAGACTTTTCGTTAAGTGAGGAATATCTTAATGCCCTTGATTCTTCTTACGATGTGGTATTTTTATGTAACCCCAATAATCCTACGGGGCAGTTGGTTACAAAAGAATTGCTGGAAAAAATACTTCAGATCTGTGTAGAAAAGAATATTATGATGGTTCTTGATGAATGTTTCATCGAATTTATTGAGGAATATGAAAAATACACAATGAAATCTTATATTGAGAGCTGTAAGAACTTATTTATATTAAAAGCTTTCACTAAAAGTTATGCCATGCCTGGTCTAAGATTAGGTTATGGATTATCTTGTAATGGAGATTTACTAAAGAAGATTACAGATATGGGGCAGCCCTGGTCTGTTTCTATACCGGCACAAATTGCTGGGGTTCAGGCACTGAAAGAAAAGGAATATCTGGAAGAGTCTTTAAAACAAATCAGAGAAGAAAGAAAATATTTAGTATCAGAACTTAATAAGTTGGGAATAAAAAATTATAACCCGGCTGCTAATTACATATTTTTAAACATTGTTGATAATAAGCGATACAGCATATCAGATTTTAAGGAAAAGCTGTTAGAAAAAGGAATCATCATAAGAGACTGCAGTAATTATGCAGGACTTACAGCTGGATATTACAGAATCGCAGTTAAATCACACAGTGCAAATGAACGTCTTATAAATGTATTAAAATCCCTTTAA
- a CDS encoding cobyric acid synthase — MAKAIMVQGTMSNAGKSLLVAGLCRLFKQDGYKVAPFKSQNMALNSFITKEGLEMGRAQVVQAEAAGIEPSVLMNPILLKPTNDMASQVIVNGEVYSNMDAKEYYKHKRDMVPEIKKAYDKLASQYDIIVLEGAGSPAEINLQENDIVNMYMAKMAKAPVLLAGDIDRGGVFASLVGTMALFSEEDRAMVKGTIINKFRGDKTILQPGLDMLEDIIHVPTVGVVPYLHVDIDDEDSLTERFSRKGKVALIDIAVIRLPRISNFTDFNVFEYSDAVSLRYVDSVGQLGNPDLIIIPGTKNTMEDLLWMRQCGLEAAIIKYAASGKPLFGICGGFQMLGTELSDPFNVEHGGSLKGMGLLPAKTVFEKEKTRTQIKGHFVTGGKGYFSALEGVEIEGYEIHMGQSAVEESQQASVSSLTRITEISSEKADQGAGLFKENIYGSYIHGIFDKENVVKTIVSILLKNKGLDESAVSGLDVKAYKEKQYDLLADGLRENMNIEAVYRILNEGV, encoded by the coding sequence ATGGCTAAAGCAATAATGGTTCAGGGAACCATGTCTAATGCCGGCAAAAGTTTACTTGTTGCAGGATTATGTCGACTATTTAAACAGGATGGATACAAAGTAGCACCATTTAAGTCTCAGAATATGGCGCTGAATTCCTTTATTACCAAGGAAGGGCTGGAAATGGGAAGAGCACAGGTGGTTCAGGCAGAAGCTGCTGGCATAGAGCCCTCTGTATTAATGAATCCTATTCTTTTAAAACCCACCAATGATATGGCATCACAGGTAATTGTAAATGGTGAAGTCTACAGTAATATGGATGCGAAGGAATATTATAAACATAAACGTGATATGGTTCCTGAAATAAAAAAGGCTTATGATAAACTGGCATCTCAATATGACATTATTGTTTTGGAAGGGGCTGGGAGCCCTGCTGAAATAAATCTGCAGGAAAATGATATCGTAAATATGTATATGGCAAAAATGGCTAAAGCTCCTGTTCTTCTTGCCGGTGATATAGACAGAGGAGGTGTTTTTGCTTCTCTGGTTGGTACCATGGCTCTTTTCAGTGAAGAAGACCGGGCAATGGTAAAGGGTACTATTATCAATAAGTTCCGGGGAGACAAAACCATACTTCAGCCAGGACTTGACATGCTTGAAGATATCATACACGTACCTACTGTTGGTGTTGTTCCTTATCTTCATGTGGATATTGATGATGAAGACAGTCTGACAGAAAGATTCAGTCGAAAAGGAAAAGTGGCCTTAATTGATATAGCGGTAATCAGGCTGCCTAGAATTTCTAATTTTACAGACTTTAATGTGTTTGAATATTCAGATGCTGTAAGTCTGAGGTACGTTGATTCTGTTGGACAGCTGGGAAATCCGGATTTGATTATTATACCTGGTACTAAGAATACCATGGAAGACTTACTGTGGATGAGACAGTGCGGGCTGGAGGCTGCGATTATAAAATATGCTGCTTCAGGTAAACCGTTGTTTGGGATTTGCGGTGGTTTTCAGATGCTGGGCACAGAATTGTCAGATCCATTTAATGTGGAACATGGTGGCAGTCTGAAAGGTATGGGACTGTTACCGGCTAAAACTGTATTTGAGAAAGAAAAAACCAGAACCCAGATAAAAGGACATTTTGTTACAGGGGGGAAAGGTTATTTTTCTGCCCTTGAAGGTGTAGAAATAGAGGGTTATGAAATACATATGGGACAATCTGCTGTTGAGGAATCACAGCAGGCCAGCGTCAGCAGTTTAACAAGGATAACTGAGATTTCTTCTGAAAAAGCGGATCAAGGTGCAGGACTTTTCAAAGAAAACATTTACGGATCTTATATACATGGTATCTTTGATAAGGAGAATGTGGTTAAAACCATCGTTTCTATTCTCCTTAAAAATAAGGGCCTTGATGAATCTGCAGTGTCTGGACTGGACGTAAAAGCATATAAAGAAAAACAGTATGACCTGCTTGCTGACGGGCTTCGTGAGAATATGAATATAGAAGCTGTTTACAGAATATTAAACGAAGGAGTTTAA
- a CDS encoding precorrin-8X methylmutase encodes MKIELQKVLPADIEKRSFEIITEELGDRKIPEELAPIVKRVIHTSADFDYYDNMKFSENVVKNIAQTIRNGACIVTDTQMAKSGINKKLLETFGGEVFCFMSDEDVAEKAKENGTTRATASIDKASLLERPVIFAIGNAPTALVRIFELYSEEQIKPEAVIGVPVGFVNVVESKNLIMSSDMPYIVAAGRKGGSNVAAAICNAILYMMRDGLL; translated from the coding sequence ATGAAGATAGAATTACAGAAAGTACTACCAGCTGATATTGAAAAACGTAGTTTTGAAATCATCACAGAAGAACTGGGAGACAGAAAGATTCCAGAAGAATTAGCACCTATAGTAAAAAGAGTAATCCATACATCTGCGGACTTTGATTATTATGATAATATGAAGTTCTCAGAAAATGTTGTAAAGAATATTGCGCAGACTATAAGAAATGGAGCATGTATTGTAACGGATACCCAGATGGCAAAGTCTGGAATCAATAAGAAACTTTTAGAGACATTTGGCGGAGAAGTTTTCTGTTTTATGTCAGATGAAGATGTAGCTGAAAAAGCAAAAGAAAATGGAACAACCAGGGCAACAGCTTCAATAGACAAAGCCTCTTTACTGGAAAGACCGGTAATCTTTGCAATAGGCAATGCTCCTACTGCATTAGTAAGGATTTTCGAACTATATAGTGAAGAACAAATAAAGCCAGAAGCTGTAATCGGAGTACCTGTTGGATTTGTAAATGTAGTAGAGTCCAAAAATTTAATTATGTCCTCTGACATGCCGTATATTGTAGCTGCAGGCAGAAAAGGCGGAAGTAATGTTGCAGCAGCAATCTGCAACGCAATACTTTACATGATGCGTGACGGACTGCTGTAA
- a CDS encoding catalase: MTDFLLFNKLAEMNREMTPERLFHEKGVGAYGKFNLYMPFFDYTKAGFLNNTEEPTEVFVRFSRALGRRGSSETARDIRGMSVKFFTGSGNYDLLCQNMPVFFINEAGKFPDLYAALRPVNGLSCDREKFWKFIADNPEAFHLIMWLFSNKGTIKSYRHMESFSVNTYIWRNEKNKIFYVRYHWTPLAGIKNISSQEAEFLAGYDPDALTNDLYKAIEDDIYPEYELSVQIIPENAAKEVPFDIFNKTLIWPERACPHIKVGKMTLNRLPSNFHDEVEMCYFSPSNIVPGIEIPDDEMLALMCFAHDDGWRNRRR, encoded by the coding sequence GTGACAGATTTTCTTTTATTTAACAAACTGGCTGAAATGAACAGAGAGATGACGCCAGAACGGTTATTTCATGAAAAGGGTGTAGGCGCTTACGGTAAATTTAATCTTTACATGCCTTTTTTTGACTACACTAAAGCGGGTTTTTTGAATAATACAGAAGAACCAACAGAAGTTTTTGTACGATTTTCAAGAGCTCTTGGACGAAGAGGCTCTTCTGAAACTGCCAGAGACATAAGAGGCATGTCTGTAAAGTTTTTTACAGGAAGCGGGAATTATGATCTGCTGTGTCAGAATATGCCTGTTTTTTTTATAAATGAGGCAGGTAAATTTCCTGATTTATATGCTGCCTTACGTCCTGTGAATGGACTGTCCTGTGACAGAGAAAAATTCTGGAAGTTTATTGCCGATAATCCAGAAGCTTTTCATCTGATTATGTGGCTGTTTTCAAATAAGGGCACTATAAAAAGTTATCGTCATATGGAGTCATTCAGTGTGAATACATATATATGGCGCAATGAAAAAAATAAAATCTTTTATGTCAGATATCATTGGACACCTCTTGCTGGTATTAAAAATATATCATCACAAGAGGCAGAATTCCTGGCAGGTTATGATCCAGATGCCTTGACCAATGATTTATATAAGGCTATAGAAGATGATATATATCCAGAATATGAACTGTCAGTGCAGATTATTCCTGAAAATGCTGCGAAAGAAGTTCCTTTTGATATCTTCAATAAAACATTAATCTGGCCTGAACGAGCCTGTCCTCACATAAAAGTTGGAAAAATGACCTTAAACAGGCTGCCATCAAACTTTCATGACGAAGTGGAAATGTGTTATTTCAGCCCGTCAAATATTGTGCCAGGTATCGAAATTCCAGATGATGAAATGTTAGCACTTATGTGTTTTGCCCATGATGACGGATGGCGGAACAGGAGGAGGTAA
- a CDS encoding catalase-related domain-containing protein, with translation MEIIYQQANDSLKSFSPTDKEALIYNLVESLMFISDEVQEKVIECLKLVNEELGSTIQKQL, from the coding sequence ATGGAAATCATATATCAGCAGGCCAACGACAGTTTAAAGTCTTTCAGTCCAACTGATAAAGAAGCTTTAATTTATAATTTGGTAGAAAGTTTAATGTTTATCAGTGATGAAGTACAGGAAAAGGTAATAGAATGTTTAAAACTTGTCAATGAAGAGCTAGGATCTACTATTCAAAAACAACTGTAA
- a CDS encoding DUF47 domain-containing protein, with product MLSAKKKEDIFYNLFIEYAEKIVTAGEAFEDLVKNYENVEDKVAAIKVIETECDMEAHKILKALNGSFVTPFDREDIYSVTREMDDIVDSLEEVANRFLVFNVHAIKQEAVYMADLIMQSIRELNVLFKHLSEMKKNQIVRDQIIEVNRIENEGDVIYRKALAKLFREEKDPIELIKWKHLFEELEASLDSCENVANILEGVVMKYA from the coding sequence ATGCTTAGTGCAAAGAAAAAAGAGGACATATTCTACAACTTATTTATAGAGTATGCTGAAAAGATTGTAACAGCTGGAGAAGCTTTTGAAGACCTTGTAAAAAATTATGAGAATGTTGAGGACAAGGTTGCTGCAATAAAAGTTATTGAAACAGAATGTGACATGGAAGCACATAAGATTTTGAAAGCTTTAAATGGTTCATTTGTTACCCCTTTTGACAGGGAGGACATCTATTCCGTGACAAGAGAAATGGATGATATCGTAGATTCATTAGAAGAAGTTGCCAATAGATTTTTAGTATTTAATGTACATGCTATCAAACAGGAAGCTGTGTATATGGCTGATCTGATCATGCAAAGTATCAGAGAATTAAATGTTTTGTTTAAACATCTTTCTGAAATGAAGAAAAATCAGATTGTAAGAGATCAGATTATTGAAGTTAACAGAATTGAAAATGAAGGTGACGTAATATATCGAAAAGCATTAGCAAAACTTTTCAGAGAAGAAAAAGACCCAATTGAGTTAATAAAATGGAAACATCTTTTTGAAGAACTTGAAGCTAGCCTTGACTCCTGTGAGAATGTGGCAAATATTTTGGAAGGTGTGGTAATGAAATATGCCTAG
- a CDS encoding inorganic phosphate transporter, translating to MPSSILIWVMVVSLLFEFINGFHDTANAIATSVYTRALSAKEAILLAAVMNFCGALVSEKVALTISKGLVNIELEQYVILSALIGAIIWNLITWWKGIPSSSSHALIGGLLGATIVYTASLDHIVWSGVLEKVIIPLFTSPVVGFIFGFFFMKLIFIAFASWSQRKVNKLFLKLQILSAALIAYSHGNNDAQKTMGIMTLALMTGGVLDSNSGIPLWVKIACATTMAAGTSIGGWKIMKTMGGGVTKLQPASGFAAQTGAALVIEGMSFFGAPVSTTHVITTAIMGAGSVKRLSAVKWAIAESIVTAWVITLPITMCLGGMAAFIIEKLMAL from the coding sequence ATGCCTAGTAGCATACTGATATGGGTAATGGTGGTTTCGCTGTTATTCGAGTTCATAAATGGATTTCATGATACTGCAAATGCAATTGCAACTTCTGTATATACAAGAGCCTTATCAGCAAAAGAAGCTATTTTGCTTGCAGCAGTTATGAATTTTTGTGGTGCGTTAGTAAGTGAAAAGGTTGCACTTACTATATCCAAGGGATTAGTAAACATTGAGCTGGAACAATATGTTATACTTTCAGCTTTAATTGGAGCCATTATCTGGAACCTTATTACATGGTGGAAGGGGATTCCAAGCAGTTCTTCCCATGCTTTGATTGGTGGGCTGTTAGGGGCAACTATCGTTTATACTGCCTCATTAGACCATATTGTATGGTCAGGGGTTTTAGAGAAAGTTATTATTCCGCTATTCACTTCACCTGTTGTTGGTTTTATTTTCGGTTTCTTTTTTATGAAATTGATTTTTATTGCTTTTGCAAGCTGGTCCCAGAGAAAAGTAAATAAACTATTTTTGAAGCTGCAAATATTGTCTGCAGCTCTGATTGCTTATTCTCATGGTAATAATGATGCTCAAAAGACTATGGGAATTATGACACTGGCATTGATGACTGGTGGCGTTTTAGACAGCAACAGTGGAATTCCTCTATGGGTGAAAATAGCGTGTGCCACAACTATGGCAGCAGGCACTTCTATTGGAGGCTGGAAAATCATGAAAACTATGGGTGGCGGCGTTACTAAGCTGCAACCGGCCAGTGGATTTGCTGCACAGACTGGAGCTGCTTTAGTAATTGAAGGTATGTCATTCTTCGGTGCTCCTGTGAGTACGACTCACGTAATTACAACTGCGATTATGGGCGCTGGCAGCGTTAAAAGACTTTCAGCCGTTAAATGGGCTATAGCAGAAAGTATAGTAACCGCATGGGTTATAACTCTGCCAATAACCATGTGTTTAGGTGGAATGGCCGCATTTATAATAGAAAAGTTAATGGCATTATAA
- a CDS encoding deoxyguanosinetriphosphate triphosphohydrolase, translating into MVTREDLEKKEYINLSSLAAKSAESKGRALQEEKCQVRTEFQRDRDRIIHSKSFRRLMHKTQVFLAPEGDHFRTRLTHTIEVSQIARTIARGLGLNEDLTEAIALGHDLGHTPFGHSGETILNNIHPGGFKHNVQSLRVVEVLEGSKGKFGMNLTAEVKDGIVNHTGPVRPFTLEGQIVKFSDRIAYINHDIDDALRSKVIELCDLPEECLDVLGNSHRERINTLVMDIIVNSDNRDMIAMGDSCQEQMDKLRNYMFENVYHNEKVKRHEDLHRVEIIISSLYDYYLDHPEYLPQERQELIEEYGIAEVVKDHVAGMTDRYALNIYNEIFIPKGWK; encoded by the coding sequence ATGGTTACCAGGGAAGATTTAGAAAAAAAAGAATATATTAATTTATCATCTCTTGCTGCTAAATCAGCAGAATCAAAAGGCAGGGCATTACAGGAAGAAAAATGTCAAGTGCGTACAGAATTTCAAAGAGATCGAGATCGGATTATTCACTCAAAATCTTTCAGAAGGCTTATGCATAAAACTCAGGTCTTTCTTGCCCCCGAAGGGGATCATTTTAGAACCAGACTGACTCATACCATAGAAGTTTCCCAGATTGCCAGAACCATTGCCAGAGGGTTAGGATTAAATGAAGACTTGACCGAAGCCATTGCGCTTGGCCATGATCTGGGACATACTCCCTTTGGGCACAGTGGTGAGACCATTTTGAACAATATACATCCAGGAGGCTTTAAACATAATGTACAGAGTTTAAGGGTAGTTGAGGTGCTGGAAGGCAGCAAAGGCAAATTTGGCATGAACCTTACAGCTGAAGTAAAAGACGGGATTGTTAACCATACAGGACCAGTCAGACCTTTTACCTTAGAAGGGCAGATTGTTAAATTCAGTGACAGGATTGCCTATATCAATCACGATATTGATGATGCACTGAGAAGTAAAGTTATAGAACTTTGTGATTTGCCTGAGGAATGCCTTGATGTTTTAGGCAATTCCCATAGAGAAAGAATAAACACTTTAGTTATGGACATTATTGTTAATAGTGACAATCGAGATATGATTGCAATGGGCGATAGTTGTCAGGAACAGATGGATAAACTGAGAAATTATATGTTTGAAAATGTTTATCACAATGAAAAGGTCAAAAGACACGAAGATTTACACAGAGTTGAAATTATTATAAGCTCTTTGTATGATTATTATCTGGATCATCCAGAATATCTTCCCCAGGAACGACAAGAACTCATTGAAGAATATGGAATTGCAGAAGTAGTGAAAGATCATGTGGCTGGAATGACTGACAGATATGCCTTAAACATATATAACGAAATATTTATTCCTAAAGGATGGAAATAA